From a region of the Armatimonadota bacterium genome:
- a CDS encoding PP2C family protein-serine/threonine phosphatase — MDTHRLAGYRIISFSEASKSSLQEIAEQLLPMRDRILDEWLRLQSRAWEPPGFTQDELREFFGRILNIILTRMASREIELCIAELEEIGTSLAKRSYPFQGLIVSIHFLEQSYTPFLLAGRCEKTQAWFIAIDEFLHAALAAMATSYFESYRKELLEEAEVGRIVQEGLLADIPKKIFDLEVAHVYISAREKARLGGDFLDFFTLNGGGAAFIIGDLAGHGLDAAADSVMLRSLFRGFVRENDDLADAMTRVNRVADSELKSGLFATALAAKYEPCGHMSLVNAGHCHPIVCDGRCRLLELEGSALAIRDDTEYGITGFDLKPGGVFVAYTDGLIEARNKNGDFFGEDGMMAALCEAHDASARAIAEHIIDRSLSHAGGKFADDVAILVLKRRKDSNCG; from the coding sequence GTGGACACACACAGACTCGCCGGATATCGCATCATATCATTCTCTGAAGCAAGCAAAAGCTCTCTTCAGGAGATTGCCGAACAATTGCTGCCAATGCGCGATAGAATCCTCGACGAATGGCTGCGCCTGCAGAGCCGTGCGTGGGAGCCGCCCGGATTCACCCAGGACGAATTAAGGGAGTTTTTCGGCAGGATCCTGAATATTATACTTACACGCATGGCCAGCCGTGAAATTGAGCTGTGTATAGCCGAGCTTGAAGAGATCGGCACAAGCCTGGCAAAACGCAGTTACCCCTTCCAGGGGCTGATCGTCAGCATACACTTCCTGGAACAGAGCTATACGCCTTTTCTGCTGGCAGGGCGCTGCGAGAAGACGCAGGCATGGTTCATAGCGATAGACGAATTCCTGCACGCCGCGCTGGCGGCTATGGCCACCTCTTACTTTGAATCATATAGAAAAGAACTCCTAGAAGAGGCCGAGGTCGGCCGTATTGTGCAAGAGGGGCTGCTGGCGGATATTCCGAAAAAGATATTCGACCTTGAAGTGGCTCATGTATATATTTCAGCGCGCGAAAAGGCGCGACTGGGCGGCGACTTTCTGGACTTCTTTACCCTTAACGGCGGTGGAGCCGCATTCATAATAGGCGATCTGGCAGGTCATGGCCTGGATGCGGCGGCGGATTCGGTGATGCTGCGGTCACTCTTCAGGGGTTTTGTGCGCGAAAATGACGACTTGGCGGACGCTATGACCCGCGTCAACCGCGTTGCCGATTCCGAGCTTAAGTCGGGACTTTTCGCGACGGCTCTGGCAGCCAAGTATGAACCGTGCGGGCACATGTCTCTGGTGAACGCAGGTCACTGCCACCCCATTGTCTGCGACGGCAGGTGCAGACTATTGGAACTCGAAGGCAGCGCGCTTGCTATAAGGGACGACACCGAATACGGCATCACGGGGTTTGATCTAAAGCCGGGCGGGGTGTTTGTAGCCTACACAGACGGCTTGATAGAGGCGCGCAATAAGAATGGCGATTTTTTCGGAGAGGACGGGATGATGGCGGCTTTGTGCGAGGCTCACGATGCATCTGCTAGGGCTATCGCCGAGCACATCATTGACAGGTCGCTCTCGCATGCGGGAGGAAAGTTTGCAGACGATGTCGCGATACTGGTCCTGAAAAGGCGGAAGGATAGCAATTGTGGATAG
- a CDS encoding PEP/pyruvate-binding domain-containing protein: MASSNVSLIIPLVEAGPLRRAGRKATDLSRLVGAHFVVPRGFVISADAYRCHLWASGARQTASTAAEAEDREKIREAIISAEIPEDVWQAIADAYQRLSLQLGFENPTVAVRSSAIEDGLAQVGFPGAYESILNVSGRDALKAAIKRVWASLWSGKAAAYRARYSITAEPAMAIIIQQMMEGKWSGTVLTADPVTGNRNRIMVSCSSSANGSDLSCFVVDLQNPSAVASGDDPADSPGESVITLLAEKAIVVEKTLGGPVELEWTYDLDRLWFLQARPMSDIPAYFPDNGDDGVWKRLTSFPVSYFSRQSLLESDRVRVVNGYAYELQRTELENTSKQMAEGFRLLEDWQTKTGKSLKTDLESPDPAGVADMVASAQKLAGDVTSLLKWMEYARHYGYLFTDQLRRITDQCDINKLFGWLPGGAIMRDAHLQELADQFCSAEKSGRIDDPAWRRSYKADVEKFAQEYGHSFIRLDDMYDPAAWESWVENSDTVFRMIAAINRRQSIAGLITLHCAAEDDYHPAVMDTEKAVGPAKKAGFEKTLRFARGWLSLGNECEIALANASAQLRLAIIELGRKLANANMIADKHDAFHLALSEIAELVDQPGASREREIAALVAQRKHEIWLEARLCPPDVLQNGLATVSSQTPGGLALTGRSVCPGSVSGRIRAARSVEDAGEIECGEVLVVESPSLAWTPFLATAAGFIAQGECLQPGVESIIRTYGIPAITGCRGALDALQNGSHVALDASAGVVEINTQPSAARSV, from the coding sequence ATGGCATCATCCAACGTTTCACTAATCATACCGCTCGTTGAAGCAGGGCCCCTCCGCAGGGCAGGCAGAAAAGCGACCGACCTGTCAAGGCTGGTCGGCGCGCATTTTGTCGTCCCCAGGGGGTTCGTCATCAGCGCGGACGCATATCGCTGCCACCTCTGGGCAAGCGGAGCGCGGCAAACAGCCTCTACAGCCGCCGAAGCCGAAGACAGAGAAAAAATCCGCGAGGCCATAATCTCAGCCGAAATCCCCGAAGATGTGTGGCAGGCGATTGCGGATGCCTATCAGCGATTGTCTCTGCAGTTGGGGTTTGAAAACCCGACGGTCGCAGTCAGGTCCTCGGCGATTGAGGACGGTCTGGCGCAGGTCGGCTTCCCAGGCGCATATGAGAGCATCTTGAACGTGTCAGGCCGGGACGCTCTAAAGGCAGCGATCAAGCGTGTGTGGGCCTCGTTGTGGAGCGGCAAGGCAGCCGCGTATCGGGCGCGCTACTCGATCACAGCCGAACCGGCCATGGCGATCATCATCCAGCAGATGATGGAAGGCAAATGGTCTGGCACGGTCCTTACTGCCGACCCTGTGACCGGCAACCGGAACAGGATCATGGTCTCCTGCTCTTCATCGGCGAATGGGAGCGATCTATCGTGTTTCGTGGTGGATTTGCAAAATCCGTCCGCAGTGGCGAGTGGCGATGACCCGGCAGACTCCCCTGGAGAAAGCGTGATAACGCTGCTTGCGGAGAAGGCGATTGTAGTAGAAAAGACTCTCGGCGGGCCTGTCGAGCTTGAGTGGACATACGACCTGGACCGATTGTGGTTCCTCCAGGCAAGGCCTATGAGCGATATTCCCGCGTATTTCCCTGATAATGGTGATGACGGCGTCTGGAAAAGACTGACATCTTTCCCTGTTTCTTATTTTTCAAGACAGAGCCTGCTTGAGTCGGATCGAGTCCGTGTCGTCAATGGATATGCGTACGAACTGCAGCGCACCGAACTTGAAAACACCTCCAAACAGATGGCCGAGGGCTTCAGACTTCTGGAAGACTGGCAGACCAAGACAGGCAAGTCGCTTAAGACCGACCTCGAGAGCCCGGACCCGGCCGGCGTCGCCGATATGGTTGCAAGCGCCCAAAAGCTGGCCGGTGACGTTACAAGCCTGCTCAAGTGGATGGAATATGCAAGGCATTATGGGTATCTGTTTACCGATCAGCTCCGCCGGATAACCGATCAATGTGATATTAATAAGCTGTTTGGGTGGCTGCCGGGAGGCGCAATAATGCGTGATGCGCATCTGCAGGAGCTTGCCGACCAGTTTTGCTCAGCCGAAAAGTCGGGCAGGATAGATGATCCGGCTTGGCGCAGGAGCTACAAAGCGGATGTCGAGAAGTTTGCCCAGGAATACGGCCACTCGTTTATTCGTCTCGATGATATGTATGACCCCGCTGCCTGGGAGAGCTGGGTCGAAAACAGCGATACGGTCTTCAGAATGATAGCGGCCATCAACCGTCGGCAGAGTATTGCCGGCCTGATAACGCTTCACTGCGCAGCCGAAGATGATTATCATCCGGCAGTAATGGATACGGAGAAAGCCGTAGGACCGGCGAAAAAGGCCGGTTTTGAAAAGACCCTCCGGTTTGCCAGAGGGTGGCTTTCACTCGGAAATGAGTGCGAGATCGCGCTTGCAAACGCGTCCGCGCAGTTAAGACTGGCTATTATCGAGCTTGGTCGCAAATTGGCAAACGCAAATATGATTGCAGACAAGCATGACGCATTTCATCTTGCCTTATCGGAAATTGCCGAACTTGTCGATCAGCCGGGCGCAAGCCGCGAAAGAGAGATAGCAGCTCTCGTGGCTCAGCGCAAGCATGAAATTTGGCTGGAAGCTCGGCTCTGCCCGCCTGATGTCCTGCAAAATGGCTTGGCAACGGTTTCATCTCAGACCCCTGGAGGTTTGGCGCTCACCGGAAGGAGCGTCTGTCCGGGTTCAGTTTCCGGTAGGATAAGAGCAGCTCGGAGCGTTGAGGATGCGGGTGAGATCGAGTGCGGCGAGGTGCTTGTAGTCGAATCGCCGAGCCTGGCCTGGACTCCGTTTCTGGCAACTGCGGCAGGGTTCATTGCTCAGGGGGAGTGCCTGCAGCCGGGAGTTGAGTCGATAATACGCACCTACGGCATACCGGCTATCACCGGATGCAGGGGAGCGCTAGACGCCCTTCAAAACGGCAGCCATGTAGCTCTGGACGCCTCGGCGGGTGTGGTAGAGATCAATACCCAGCCGTCCGCCGCGCGATCCGTATAA
- a CDS encoding gamma-glutamyl-gamma-aminobutyrate hydrolase family protein has protein sequence MSKPIILLTAGRQNLYTPRREVQTIWAGCDVDYIKAVLRSGGAPVLMPHIADKDSVHAALSAADGIIFTGGGDVISMAYGEQPHPKSALQDPARDEMEFEAVRTAIEMGLPILGICRGIQVINVALGGSLVQDISSQVPDAVKHYSAGLAPMLLHDVEVVPGSLLAGIVGSTSMSVNSWHHQSVKEIGRGLKVNCRAADGVIEGIESDEDKPILAMQCHPEEIASDYPLFQRFFDWLIEKASKPRE, from the coding sequence ATGTCCAAACCGATCATTCTCCTGACAGCCGGAAGGCAGAATCTATATACTCCGCGCAGAGAGGTCCAGACCATATGGGCCGGCTGCGATGTCGACTACATCAAGGCCGTGCTGCGCTCAGGCGGCGCTCCCGTGCTCATGCCCCATATCGCCGACAAGGACTCGGTCCACGCGGCGCTTAGTGCGGCGGACGGAATAATTTTCACCGGCGGCGGAGACGTCATATCCATGGCGTATGGCGAGCAGCCTCATCCTAAGAGCGCCCTGCAGGACCCGGCCAGAGACGAAATGGAGTTCGAGGCGGTTAGGACGGCCATAGAGATGGGTCTGCCTATTCTGGGCATCTGCCGTGGGATCCAGGTCATCAACGTTGCTCTGGGCGGCTCGCTTGTCCAGGATATTTCCTCTCAAGTCCCCGATGCGGTCAAGCATTATTCGGCGGGGCTTGCCCCAATGCTGCTGCACGATGTTGAGGTTGTGCCCGGTTCGCTTTTGGCGGGTATAGTCGGCTCCACATCTATGTCGGTAAACAGTTGGCACCACCAGTCCGTAAAAGAGATAGGCAGGGGGCTGAAGGTCAACTGCCGCGCAGCCGACGGCGTGATCGAAGGCATCGAGTCCGACGAGGATAAGCCGATACTTGCCATGCAGTGCCACCCGGAAGAGATAGCATCCGATTATCCGCTCTTCCAGCGTTTCTTCGACTGGCTGATCGAGAAGGCCTCAAAGCCCCGTGAATAA
- a CDS encoding uroporphyrinogen decarboxylase family protein, with translation MRGEIPDRLPFNFWMDRDKMAELDEKWSADFRLTHYGADVIEAFAWVPFFSGIPMKTHFDGKTTWQLEPMVGSLKEVTDYPMPDLSAVNLLDDIRAKRAAYPDKAIFAMMLPPFAILEPLRMPENLFLELYDSADEIHHILSRATPVIVEAAKRVCASDIDALYLAHDICSRDGAMISPRHLREFHFDYMKPIIDIAHEAGKKVFYHSDGYILPVLDIYVEYGIDGCNPLEPRYNDLQTFADTFGDKLMLYGGGDNCGVIPDGTVEQVREHVRSRFETAGSGGGYIFSTHDIPGHCPQENLDAMVDEIKKCVY, from the coding sequence TTGCGCGGTGAGATTCCTGACCGGCTGCCTTTTAATTTCTGGATGGACCGTGACAAAATGGCGGAGCTGGACGAGAAGTGGTCTGCGGATTTCAGACTGACTCACTACGGCGCCGATGTCATCGAAGCTTTTGCATGGGTGCCTTTCTTTTCAGGCATTCCCATGAAGACCCATTTCGACGGAAAGACAACCTGGCAGTTGGAGCCGATGGTCGGTTCACTCAAGGAAGTGACCGATTATCCGATGCCCGACCTGTCGGCAGTGAACCTGCTGGATGATATCCGGGCCAAGCGCGCCGCCTATCCCGACAAAGCGATATTTGCGATGATGCTGCCTCCGTTTGCCATCCTTGAGCCTCTGCGTATGCCGGAAAACCTGTTTTTGGAACTCTACGACAGCGCCGACGAGATTCATCATATACTTAGCCGAGCGACGCCTGTGATAGTGGAAGCGGCAAAGCGAGTATGCGCGTCCGACATCGACGCGCTCTACCTTGCCCACGATATCTGCAGCCGCGATGGAGCCATGATATCTCCCAGGCATCTTCGAGAGTTTCATTTCGACTACATGAAACCGATTATCGACATAGCGCATGAAGCGGGCAAAAAGGTCTTCTATCATTCCGACGGCTATATCCTGCCCGTACTCGATATCTATGTCGAGTATGGTATCGACGGCTGTAACCCCCTGGAGCCTCGCTATAATGATTTGCAAACATTTGCGGACACATTCGGCGACAAGCTGATGCTCTATGGCGGCGGGGACAATTGCGGCGTGATTCCTGATGGAACGGTGGAGCAGGTGAGAGAGCACGTGCGCAGCCGGTTCGAGACAGCCGGGTCTGGTGGCGGATATATATTTTCGACCCACGATATACCCGGCCATTGCCCTCAGGAAAACCTGGACGCGATGGTCGATGAGATCAAGAAGTGCGTTTACTGA
- a CDS encoding vitamin K epoxide reductase family protein yields the protein MAIIILVIILALVGFGDSLYFAMVHYGLTNDEPPEIPMCPVNGHGTCATVARSPQAEFFGVPSCLFGLAFYGAVLAAAGMRLVFGFWPLPQILAAVSVAAAVISLYLAYTLIFQIQILCPLCFTAHAINLSLAAIFVAMLVRH from the coding sequence ATGGCAATTATAATCCTGGTCATTATCCTGGCTCTGGTCGGCTTTGGAGACAGCCTGTATTTTGCGATGGTGCATTATGGGCTCACTAATGACGAACCCCCGGAGATTCCGATGTGTCCTGTAAATGGGCATGGCACTTGCGCAACCGTGGCGCGTTCTCCTCAGGCGGAGTTTTTCGGTGTGCCGAGCTGCTTGTTCGGGCTGGCGTTCTATGGAGCGGTCCTTGCCGCGGCGGGGATGAGGCTTGTGTTCGGGTTCTGGCCTTTGCCGCAAATATTGGCTGCGGTGTCGGTGGCGGCAGCGGTTATAAGCCTGTATCTTGCGTATACTCTAATCTTTCAAATACAAATCCTGTGCCCGCTTTGTTTCACTGCCCATGCCATCAATCTCAGCCTGGCAGCTATATTTGTGGCTATGCTGGTCAGGCATTAG
- a CDS encoding cyclase family protein, with the protein MKRIIDLSYKITAGMPVYPGDPQVQFNRVQAIKDGGYNVTEIIMGTHTGTHVDAPCHCIHTDRGTDSLKLEAMVGWAEVLDVGEKTDCSEITSADLDAFAGRVSEGSRVLIKTGWGKRFGDPSFFTGFPGLSAGAALWLTKRKIALLALEQPSVHRENHIEIHKTLLSNGVVLIESAANMDQITQERVYIAALGLPLAGLDGSPIRMIAIEGMD; encoded by the coding sequence TTGAAACGAATAATCGATCTTTCATACAAAATAACAGCCGGTATGCCGGTTTACCCGGGCGACCCCCAGGTCCAATTTAACCGGGTTCAGGCTATCAAGGACGGCGGCTACAACGTGACAGAGATTATTATGGGGACACATACCGGCACGCACGTTGATGCGCCTTGCCACTGCATCCACACCGACCGTGGAACTGATTCGCTCAAGCTTGAGGCTATGGTCGGTTGGGCGGAGGTTCTGGATGTGGGCGAGAAGACCGACTGCTCTGAGATAACATCCGCCGATCTGGACGCATTTGCGGGCAGGGTCAGCGAAGGATCCAGGGTGCTTATTAAGACCGGTTGGGGCAAACGTTTCGGTGACCCGAGCTTTTTCACCGGGTTTCCGGGTTTGAGCGCGGGCGCTGCGCTGTGGCTGACCAAGAGAAAGATTGCGCTGCTTGCTCTTGAGCAGCCGTCTGTGCATCGCGAGAATCATATAGAGATCCATAAAACACTGCTTTCAAACGGAGTTGTCCTGATCGAATCGGCGGCCAATATGGATCAAATCACTCAAGAAAGAGTCTATATAGCCGCACTTGGGCTGCCTCTGGCAGGGCTGGACGGCTCCCCTATACGCATGATCGCAATCGAGGGAATGGATTAA
- a CDS encoding PH domain-containing protein, giving the protein MASDKGVPKDGMDERLAQARDAALQDGEAIVAQETGDQGQAIVITNSRILIIKTGLTATGTLNGLSVGAFAYADISAVNVRKGPMGAVIQIQTNGAPKTAASGPPDNVIVFSGDQRVAKCDTIAQKIESALGKKAERFEPKTGNAAPAAKEQPAEQAVEIEGSNDDTEQAPKPMKGGRQAKSLAEEMFEEMTSSEPEAPKPEPTAAEPVIEQVAKPALEPPVKVEAESNVTETPAAEEAAYRSIEELGYEDEEEDEQTDEPAESFRPNPNLPKPVRKKNSSKNSFVLIGGLMALVLIGMAVTTPLRNPKPVPKVEINVDKLTRNAKTVRLQISEIGNYRNEVVKALAASDKETAALSLAVHSGRKAIVGAAGKNSSEAAWQDLTILKAPSGLADAQENIVLGAFTRKNAVANALSVGPIDATNILKRLSEADSLIKKGLGDIDKMEAGLKKQWQPVQAKPAAGK; this is encoded by the coding sequence ATGGCCTCTGATAAAGGCGTTCCCAAGGATGGTATGGACGAACGCCTCGCCCAGGCGCGCGACGCCGCGCTGCAGGACGGGGAAGCAATTGTCGCCCAGGAGACTGGCGATCAAGGCCAGGCCATCGTAATTACAAATTCCCGAATCCTTATAATCAAGACGGGACTGACCGCCACAGGCACCCTCAACGGCCTGAGTGTCGGCGCGTTTGCTTACGCCGATATTTCGGCAGTCAATGTCCGTAAAGGCCCTATGGGCGCGGTCATTCAAATACAGACAAACGGCGCACCAAAGACAGCCGCATCCGGACCGCCGGATAACGTGATTGTTTTCAGCGGCGATCAGAGAGTAGCGAAATGCGACACCATAGCCCAAAAGATAGAGTCCGCGCTTGGAAAAAAGGCAGAGCGTTTCGAGCCGAAAACCGGTAATGCCGCTCCGGCTGCCAAAGAACAACCTGCCGAACAAGCCGTAGAAATCGAAGGGTCAAATGACGACACCGAACAGGCGCCGAAGCCGATGAAAGGCGGTCGCCAGGCAAAGTCGCTGGCTGAGGAAATGTTTGAGGAGATGACCAGCTCCGAGCCGGAAGCTCCTAAGCCTGAGCCGACGGCTGCCGAGCCTGTGATAGAACAGGTTGCCAAACCCGCACTTGAGCCGCCGGTCAAAGTGGAAGCAGAGTCAAACGTAACAGAAACCCCGGCTGCCGAAGAGGCGGCCTATAGATCAATTGAAGAACTCGGCTATGAAGATGAGGAAGAGGACGAACAGACCGACGAGCCGGCTGAAAGCTTCCGTCCAAACCCTAACCTGCCGAAACCGGTGAGAAAGAAAAACAGTTCAAAGAACTCTTTTGTTCTTATCGGAGGCCTGATGGCGCTTGTGCTCATCGGAATGGCTGTAACTACGCCGCTGAGAAATCCGAAGCCGGTGCCGAAGGTCGAGATCAATGTCGATAAGCTCACACGCAACGCCAAGACTGTGCGCCTGCAGATTAGCGAGATAGGCAATTACCGCAATGAGGTTGTAAAAGCGCTTGCCGCCTCCGATAAGGAGACAGCAGCGCTTAGCCTGGCGGTCCATTCAGGACGTAAAGCGATTGTCGGGGCAGCCGGTAAAAATTCTTCGGAGGCTGCCTGGCAGGATCTCACCATACTCAAGGCGCCATCGGGGCTGGCTGATGCGCAGGAAAATATAGTTCTTGGAGCGTTCACGCGCAAGAACGCCGTTGCAAACGCGCTGAGTGTGGGGCCAATCGATGCGACCAATATACTGAAACGTCTCAGCGAAGCCGACAGCCTGATTAAGAAAGGGCTCGGCGACATCGACAAGATGGAAGCTGGTCTCAAGAAGCAATGGCAGCCCGTGCAGGCAAAACCGGCTGCCGGCAAGTAA
- a CDS encoding O-antigen ligase family protein — MRRKIKPIPDESIYQRMCGWALALTAGVLALVFWPAANDANLAKPILLIAGLIVINCLLMARAAGGEHIYFGWNAIDLCVVLYTLVLCVSWIYSDYPGATMAAMRISITYSLLYFAARLVVTDERARVRLTLALLWSCAAVSLAGVYERFGGLPWGNPAAVSSTWFNRTYLAAYLLTIIPIAVWAAADRRTAFRAAGLATLLTGIPALIFTSATIAWLGIAPMLAVALAGAWPLLAVDKKKRLAKLAALCIVLIGVYQSASFRLLPHLSPTRMVARAFSGSDASNSERLGLMTTAVRIGLSSPIIGKGAGTFGVYAPGHAPHACYANILSDPSENGSVIIAHAHNEFLEVFAELGLIGLAAFLSIPLAAAWSVRLLHKRKDDSLNDKRFAVALMAAMVGFLAANMVGRSARVPGEMAYYYVLLAVLSSIQAQKGTWLPLKRSGRTVRLMAASAACALLMIIGWSSLVELRSSIYLAGGESLLTDPYNVFGAAAAVEEFKTACRLTPGDPGARYELANALAVSGRHHEAIDAYDVVEKLSPDYGRVHFNRATSLFNLGRYIEAEREMTIAHEQDALPDSRARLDYLRSLFRK; from the coding sequence ATGCGACGCAAAATCAAGCCGATACCAGACGAAAGTATATATCAGCGGATGTGCGGTTGGGCTCTCGCGCTCACAGCCGGTGTGCTCGCGCTCGTCTTCTGGCCTGCTGCAAACGATGCAAACCTTGCAAAGCCGATCCTGCTCATTGCCGGGCTGATAGTGATAAACTGCCTGCTTATGGCAAGAGCTGCCGGAGGCGAACATATATATTTCGGTTGGAATGCGATAGACCTCTGCGTCGTCCTTTATACGCTTGTTTTATGCGTTTCATGGATATACTCCGACTACCCCGGCGCAACCATGGCCGCCATGCGAATAAGCATCACATACTCGCTGCTCTACTTTGCCGCAAGGCTCGTTGTCACAGACGAGCGTGCGCGGGTCCGGCTTACACTGGCGCTGCTCTGGAGCTGCGCGGCGGTCTCGCTTGCGGGTGTGTATGAGCGCTTCGGCGGCCTGCCGTGGGGTAACCCCGCTGCTGTCTCATCGACATGGTTTAATCGCACATACCTGGCGGCATATCTGCTGACCATAATCCCAATTGCTGTCTGGGCGGCTGCGGATCGCAGAACGGCGTTTCGTGCTGCAGGGCTGGCGACTTTGCTGACTGGAATACCCGCGTTGATCTTTACCTCTGCTACTATCGCTTGGCTGGGCATAGCGCCCATGCTTGCGGTCGCGCTGGCCGGAGCGTGGCCCCTGCTTGCTGTCGATAAGAAAAAGCGGCTTGCAAAGCTCGCGGCGCTGTGTATTGTTCTTATCGGAGTATATCAGTCAGCTTCATTCAGATTGTTACCGCATCTCTCACCCACTCGTATGGTCGCGAGGGCTTTTTCCGGGTCGGATGCAAGCAACAGCGAACGCCTTGGCCTGATGACGACTGCCGTGCGCATAGGTCTCAGCAGCCCAATAATAGGAAAAGGAGCGGGGACTTTCGGTGTCTACGCGCCCGGGCATGCGCCCCATGCCTGCTACGCAAATATCCTCAGCGATCCGTCAGAAAATGGCTCGGTCATTATAGCGCATGCTCACAACGAGTTTCTTGAAGTATTTGCCGAGCTGGGCTTGATAGGGCTGGCTGCATTTTTGTCGATACCGCTTGCTGCCGCATGGTCCGTACGTCTCCTGCACAAACGAAAAGATGATTCGCTCAACGACAAACGGTTTGCGGTCGCGCTTATGGCGGCAATGGTCGGATTTCTTGCCGCGAACATGGTCGGCAGGTCGGCGAGAGTGCCGGGTGAAATGGCGTATTATTATGTCTTGCTTGCAGTCCTGAGCTCGATACAGGCGCAAAAAGGGACATGGCTTCCGTTGAAGCGCTCCGGACGGACAGTCCGGCTCATGGCGGCATCGGCAGCATGTGCGCTGCTGATGATAATCGGATGGTCGAGCCTGGTTGAGTTAAGGTCGAGTATATACCTTGCCGGAGGCGAGTCGCTGCTTACTGACCCATATAACGTATTCGGAGCTGCCGCGGCAGTCGAGGAGTTCAAAACAGCCTGCAGACTGACACCCGGCGACCCGGGTGCCCGGTACGAGCTTGCTAACGCCCTGGCAGTGTCGGGCAGACATCATGAGGCCATAGACGCCTACGATGTCGTAGAAAAGCTATCTCCCGATTACGGTCGCGTGCATTTCAACAGGGCCACAAGCCTTTTCAACCTCGGCAGATATATCGAAGCCGAGCGCGAGATGACAATCGCCCATGAGCAGGACGCTCTGCCCGACAGCCGCGCGCGGCTCGATTATTTGAGGAGCCTGTTTCGCAAGTAG
- a CDS encoding sigma-70 family RNA polymerase sigma factor, with protein sequence MCTDEQIIRRVLDGCIDDYRALMDRYQSAVFYLAYRILNRREDAEDAVQEVFIKAYSKLADCREPGKFWPWVRKITVNACVRRFSRETPTDEIDNLCETDWPSGDPVQTEVLQKVQTAEVKKMIAGLPEAYRVVIVLRYIEDLSYKEIAGLIDTQPHTVAARLHRAKKILAERLVVFEDAVC encoded by the coding sequence TTGTGCACTGACGAGCAAATAATCAGGCGGGTGCTTGACGGCTGTATAGATGACTATCGCGCGCTAATGGACAGATATCAGAGCGCAGTGTTTTATTTGGCCTACCGCATTCTTAACAGACGCGAGGATGCGGAAGATGCAGTCCAGGAAGTATTTATAAAGGCTTACAGCAAGCTTGCGGACTGCCGGGAGCCGGGCAAGTTCTGGCCGTGGGTCCGAAAGATTACCGTAAATGCCTGTGTCAGAAGATTCTCGCGCGAGACTCCGACAGACGAGATAGATAATTTATGTGAAACTGATTGGCCGTCAGGCGACCCTGTTCAAACCGAGGTTCTGCAAAAGGTCCAGACTGCCGAGGTAAAAAAAATGATTGCGGGATTGCCCGAAGCTTATCGGGTGGTCATTGTCCTCAGATATATAGAGGACCTTTCATATAAGGAAATCGCCGGTCTTATAGATACACAGCCTCACACTGTGGCGGCGCGGCTGCATCGCGCCAAGAAGATACTTGCCGAAAGATTGGTGGTGTTTGAAGATGCGGTGTGTTGA